A DNA window from Zingiber officinale cultivar Zhangliang chromosome 3A, Zo_v1.1, whole genome shotgun sequence contains the following coding sequences:
- the LOC122051922 gene encoding 14 kDa proline-rich protein DC2.15-like, translating into MASNSLASLPLFLSLILVSCNLIVACGGGGCGGGGGGGGGGGGGGGGGGGGGIVPILPNPSPPSPCTRPTPTPSPGGEGRCPRDTLKLAACANVLNGLINATVGTPPREPCCTLIEGLADLEVAVCLCTAIRANILGIRLNIPIDLSLLVNYCGRRVPRGFQCN; encoded by the coding sequence ATGGCCTCCAACTCGTTGGCCTCCCTTccactcttcctctccctcatcCTCGTCTCCTGCAATCTCATTGTCGcctgcggcggcggcggctgcggaggaggaggtggcggaggcggcggaggaggaggaggaggaggaggaggcggaggaggaggtatTGTCCCAATTCTGCCTAATCCTTCCCCGCCGAGCCCCTGCACTAGGCCTACCCCGACGCCCAGCCCCGGCGGTGAGGGTAGGTGCCCCCGCGACACGCTCAAGCTGGCGGCGTGCGCCAATGTGCTGAACGGGCTGATCAACGCGACGGTGGGGACGCCGCCCAGAGAACCGTGCTGCACCCTGATCGAGGGCCTGGCGGACTTGGAGGTGGCCGTATGCCTCTGCACCGCCATCAGAGCCAACATCCTCGGCATCCGCCTCAACATCCCCATCGACCTCAGCCTCCTCGTCAACTACTGCGGCAGGAGGGTTCCTAGGGGCTTCCAGTGCAATTAG